The DNA sequence ACGGTTTTTTTAGTAGCGGATTGTTAAATAGATAAATCTGGCCGATCGATAAATAATTTGCCGCTCGCCAATAGGCATCGATGCAATTCAATTCTTGTGTAGAGAGGGAACTCGACATGGTATTTCTCTCAGTTAAATGTTGTTACAAAATTTGCACGGAGTTTGATGATATCGCCACAGTCGATTGTGCTAACACAACAATGCTACGCTGATTGACCCGATAAGAGTCCTTTTCAAAAGGGATTTCTGCCTCGGGATCCACAATATCAATCGGACTGGGGAGTGAAGTGTCAATAACACGGTTCCAGACACTCTCTGTTTCTGCGTGAATAGAAAATAAACGTGGCTTAGTTGAGCCGTTGATCATCACATAAAGATCACGGTCATTAGTGGACGTGCCACGTAAGCAATAAGCCAGGACTTGAGAATCAGCTGACATATTGACTTCTGGTTGTTCTGCGCCAAACCATTGAATGTCGTCACGCCAAAAGGTGGAGTGTCCAAGCAAAGAATGCGATTTACGGAACGCAATCATTCGTTTGAAAAAGCAGAACACCTCTTGGTTTTCTTCAAATCGCCGCCAATCGAGCCAACTTATTTCGTTATCTTGATTGTAAGGATTGTTGTTACCACTTTGCGTTTGCATAAACTCATCACCCATACGAAACATGGGGCTGCCATTCGCCAGCATGAGCAAACAGCAAAAGTTTTTGGTCTGTCGTTTGCGTAAGTTGACGACCTCTTGAGGCACTTGTTCAACGCCTTCCCAGCCGCTATTCCAGCTAAACTCATTCGGCCCATCGTGATTGTTTTGGCTGTTTACATGGTTGTGTTTATGATTATACGAAACGAGGTCATACATCGTAAAACCATCATGCGATGCAACATAGTTCACACTTTGAAAGGGACGAAATGCATGGACTGTATCATCAGGAAATAAGTCGCTACTTCCATATAAACGCGTCATCAGATCGGGAACCAGTCCACAATCTCCTCGTATAAACTGCTGCGCTGTATCACGAAACCGAGCATTCCACTGCATCCAGGTACGCCCTGGAAAGGATGCGCCAAGTTGATACAAACCCGAAGCATCCCATGGTTCAGCGATTAAGCGAACGTTGGCTAAATCCGGATCGCCGGCGATCTGGTCAAAAAGAGGTGGTTGACTTAAATCGATACTTCCATCCGATGTTCGTGAAAATACTGAGGCCAGATCAAATCGAAAACCATCGACATGCATCTCCTTTGCCCAATAGCGCAAGCTATCCACGATCAAACGACGGACCGTAGGAGATGATGTGTTTAAAGTATTGCCTGTGCCACTAAAATTTGCATAGGGTGATTTCAAGTTAGCCGATGCAATATAGTAAGTTGCGTTGTCAATTCCGCGATAACTGTAAGTTGGTCCTTGATCGTCTCCCTCGCAAGTATGGTTATAGACCACATCCAGAATCACTTCAATTCCAGCCTTATGTAACTCACGGACCATCTCACGAAACTGGCTGTGCTGCTCGCATGAAGATTGGTTCGTTGAATATTCATGGTGAGGTGAGAAGAAATTCAGGGGCATGTAGCCCCAATAGTTTTCATCTGATGGGTCGAATTGAAAAACCGGCATCAATTCGATGGCGGTTATCCCAAGCTCTTTAAGATAGGGGATTTTCTCGATGACTCCTGCAAAGGTTCCCCGAGCGTCATCAGTTATGCCGGAGCTTGGATGTTGTGTGAAGCCACGAACATGCATTTCATAGATCACTAAATCGGTTCCATGACGTAGCCGTTGTTCATTTCCCCAATCAAACGGACATCGGCAAACGTCAAGACGGCCCAGCGGTGCAGAACCTCCATTGGGTCCGGGAAGCCTGGCCGCATCACGCTTGAATTTCGCCGGGAAGAAGACGCTTCGTGCGTAGGGATCGAGCAATACCTTCTCGGGATCAAACGCATGCCATGTGTCGGTCACTTTGGCCGCCGGTCCGTCAATTTGGTATGCATAGTATACCGCATCGCCAGCTTCTGAGATGGGCACGCGACAATGCCAGACTGGTCCAGACTTGTTTTTGAATGGATCAAGCTGAAGTGAGTAACATGGAACACGTAATTCATTTCCTAGGTACAACAGCAGAGTAACTTTTGAGGCGTTAACAGTATCAATTGCAAAGTTATATGCCTGCTCTGACTCTAACCATGTAACGCCAAGGGGAGAGGGTGTTCCTTCAGACGTTTCCCATTCCGGCCCCCTAATTGAGGCACTTGAGTCAAAAACATTCACGACTGAAGTTCCGCAATGTCGGCAGATTGCTTGAATAGTGCTGTGTAACATTGGCAATCCTTTTTTAGTGTCCCTACCGAACTCGCTCGAATTCAACTTGAAGATTAAGCAGTTCTGATCGCAAACGATCAATTTGCCACTGCAGGTGATGTAGAGGATCCGCTTTGATCTTGGGTTGCTTTGCTCGCTCCAAAGCCAATCGAGCGAGGTCTACCGAAAGTTGCAGACGTTGTACCTCGTCATCACTTACAAGTCCGGCTTGGCGTTGGTTGACGTCTTTGGCCCACACCAATTGCTGTTCTGCAAGTGTCACATCATTCTTCACGTTTTGAAGATGGGTAGTATGCAAGTCATGGTCTGTTTTAGTCATTGCGCGTTTGAGCAGCGTTTCCGTATAGTCGACCTGATTCTGCAACCGAATCATCATCAGCTTTGAAGTCAGATTAGGAACTCGTTGATTGGCTTTCACCGCCCTCTGCAAGTCATGCTTAGCAAGTTCCAACTTCTTTTGGAAGTATCGAACATCGACACTCCCAGTGGAAGGTGCTGTATCTAGTGACATGGCAAACGGAACTTGCGTTATCGCAAATATGAAAGTTAGTATCAAAACGGAGACTAAAATACGTCGACGAGTTTTGGTGAAAACTAGAATCGTTTGGATCAAAGTACCAGTTTTTGTCATGACTATTTCCTTTCAGATTCGTGTTAGTAACAATTTCTGATTCCAGCGTTGATACTTCTCTGACACCGATTCTTCACCCAACTCAACCCATAAAAATTGATACACAATAAGGTTAAGCTGGCAATCAACCATGGATAGTCCAGATAATTTCTACTCGTAGTAAGCCTTCAAGACGTATTGCTGTATCATTCGCTGTGTGTTGAAGTAGGATGCATTCAATGCAATCGCATGAGACATAATTCTCAACCAAGAGTCTCTTTGTTCATAATACCGCGGTAACACGATATTTTGGAGCTTTTCATAAAGTAATTCTGCATCTTGATCGGAGCAATCGGCCTCTCCCATATCTGAGGATTTGGCATCACCAATAGCCCAACCAGTTACGTCTTCAATACGATCCTCAAGCCACCATCCGTCAAGTATACTTAGGCTTGGGACACCATTCAGGGCTGCTTTCATACCACTGGTACCCGAAGCTTCCAACGGTGGCTGTGGCGTATTGAGCCAGACGTCGACGCCAGAGGTGATGAACCGTGCCAAGTCCCAATCATAATTTTCCATGTATACAATCTTCACTTCGGGAAGCATCGTGTCCTTCAGCCGGACGATCTCTTGAATCAATTGCTTACCCTGCTCATCTTGTGGGTGGGCTTTCCCAGCAAAAACAATTTGCAAATTCCCTGCCTGCTCCGCTAAACTCTTCAGTCGAACCCGATTCTGCAGCAACAAATTCGCTCTTTTGTAGGCCGTAGCACGACGCGCAAAACCGAGCGTGAAGATTTCGGCATCGAAAGAGGCTTCTGTACGTACATTGATCTCATCAATGAGATCCTGCTTGGCTGTTTGATGCGCCTCCCAAAATTCAGTAGCCGGAATCGACAGCGCACCACGAAGGCTGGCATTGTCTGCGCGCCAACCTGGCAGAAAGCGATCAAAAAGCTTTGCGAATGAAGGTGCGGCCCACGTTTCTAAATGGATTCCATTAGTGATATGGTCGATCGTGTAGTGATGGTCAGTGTCACGTGGCACAAGCAGTTTTCTTGAAACCTCGCCGTGCTTCTTCGCGACGCCGTTGACATAATGGCTGAGATTGAGTGCAAGATAGGTCATGTTCAATTCGCCGGCACAGCAAAACACTTCGTGATTATCAAAGAGATCAGATCGAGAAAGCGTACGCTGGACTTGATCAATTGGGAACCTGTCATGCCCCGCAGGAACCGGAGTATGAGTCGTGAAAATGCAGCTACGGCGAACCGTTTGCACATCTTCGGTGTTAAAGGGCTACGATCAGACGATTTTGCGCTTTCATCGAGTAATTCAAGCCCCAGCAGGGCCGCGTGCCCTTCGTTCATATGAAAACGTGCGACATCATTGTAGCCGAGCGCACGTAACACACGTACGCCACCTACTCCCAGCACGACTTCTTGGCAAAGTCGGTAATGACTGTCGCCACCATAAAGATTGTTAGTCAAGGTACGATCCCAGTCCGAGTTTTCATCCAAATCAGTATCCAGCAAGAGAACCGGAATCACATGTCTGCCGCATCCGGTCACCTCGTACTTCCAGGCGCGCAGTTGCACGTAACGACCTTCGATGGTCACGTCGGTTCGTATTGGTAGCTCGTGACAATATCGCTCAATATTCCATGGAATTGGATCTTCATGCTGCCACCCGGACGCATCTAAGCTCTGTGAAAAGTACCCCTGGCGATGCATCAGCGTAACGGCGATCATTGAGATGCCGAGATCAGCAGCGGCTCGGAGCGTATCGCCTGCCAGCATTCCAAGACCGCCACTGTATGTCGGTATGTCTGGGTGAAGCGCAATCTCCATCGAAAAGTAAGCAACAGCTGGTCGATTTATTTTATTCATCTATCAATTCACCCGGTAGAAAGACTGTTTTACCGTATTATCATGAATGCAGACTGTTGCTATAACTCCTTCTGCACTACAAGCTCGTTGACAATATGAGTCATACCCTGTATCGAACGAAGCTGTTCCTGAGCGATTTGCTTCAGAAAATAGCTCGAAACAGTCCCTCGAATTACAATAACGCCGTTTTTTTGCTCGCACTGAACTAATTTGAGCAAGGCATACCTACTTGAATGCAATCGCTGCCTCGCAATGGTGGCGAGGCAGCAATTTGACGAGTTAGACGACTCGTCCAGCGAATGCGTCGTATCGAACTGATTAGAATCATGGTTCATTTCAGTTTTCTCTTTAAGCATACTTGAGCAACCCTGTGTCGTTTCTTGTCGATACCGGCCACAAGTGGCTAGCCGTCGCATTGGAGATACCGAAATATTCACTGAGTTTCCTCTCTTGAAAACATAATCCCTCGAATACGGTCATTGACTACCTGTCGCTTGATATAGCCTACCTTCCACGGCAGCAGCTTCTGCGAATGCTGCAGCAGTAGGCACGCTTTAAACAACAGATTGGGCTGGCCGTTTCTTCGGTCTGGACTTCAACTTGAGCTGTATTCGACACTGGCTGGATCAATGATTCCGGTAACCCAGACGAGGGAGGCGGACTCAGCAGACCAAGGACAAGTATGCTAGCAGAAAGTGATTTGAGCAACATGACATTCTCCTCGTAGCTAATGAACTGTAATAAATGGAGATATTCACAGGTTAAATAGCGATCACTGTTTAACCGCGTTGATCGCTATTTAACCGCGTTCCATATCCTTTTGATGCCATACCGACCTCAGTACTTCACCGAAACTTTCACTTTTAGGAGAAATGAGACATATGTAAAAAACTCATTCCGTCAATCAATAATATACAACTGTCGTAAGCAGTCTGAATATCTTGCTAGGGAACGGAAGATGATCTCATAGGTTGAAAATCTCGCAGCAAAACCAAGAGCACAAAGTTGATTTAAGTTACGGCGGTATATGGCATTTTAGCCAAATTCTTGTTGGGAATAGATAGAGGGGATTAATTTTCTGCTTAACTGTGATCCCGACAAAAACTTCGATCATCGCTAACTACAGTCTGAACTTTCATTTTACAAATCTCTAAAAAGCATAAAAAGAGCCATGAGGATCATCGTACTATTTTCGATGATGGTAACCGCAGACATTGGCAGATTAAACACTGTTCCCAGACAGGCGCATTGAATCACCTGGCGTTTTCTTACAGCTTTAATGACGCCAATTAATCCGACTCCCATCACGACAAGTGTGACAGTATTTACTAAAGCCGGTAACCAACCCATTATAAATGCCATCCCAAGCGAAAATTCAAGAAACGGGTATAGCAACGCGTAGAGACGTGACCGTTTTGCCACAATATCATAAGTCGCGAAGGCGTCGGCAAACTTACTTACATCAAGCAGCTTAAAGAAGGCAAAACCTAAAAAGAAGAAACCCATAAAGAAACGCATGAAGTTTTCCCAAACCCATCCCGCTTCTTGTGCAGCTGTCAAAATCACTGCCGCACCACAGACGTAAAAGATAACGAGAAGCAAGGGCTTATAAGTGCTGATTTTTAACCCCTGTTTCTCATTGGTTAAATGACTCTGCCGTTCTTCGGTAATACCCTTAGTGTCCTCCTGATTTTCAGTTATCTTTGCTTCGAATCCAGCTCCCTTCACAGCCTCGACTAGTTTCTCACGAGGGGTAGTGCCGTGCATTTTTGCTGTTACAGTTTTGAGTTCATTTGACAGGTCTGCTTCCCACTCAACAATCTCAGAGTTCTGATCCAGGACTGGCCGTAATTTTTCTAAGCAGGAATTACACTTCATGTTTGTGGAAACAGTCACCTCTTGAAGTTGATCTACTTGCTTAACTATAGTCATTTTTAATTCTCCGCATTCTATGTGTGACAGTTTTTTTATCAGGGGAGATAATTGATTCGATAATAGGGCAGCCTGATAGAGTACCATGGCCACTGCACTTCTTATGCAGCGAAGCCAGGGTTGATTCGAGACGTTGCAGATCTTCTATTTTATGTCTAATTTCAATCAATTTACGGCCGGCCAGCTGCTTGACCTCTTTCTTTGATGTAGAAGGCTGGTCTGCAAAACCCAGCAACTGTCCAACTTCTGCGAGAGTGAACCCAAGCTCCTGTGCTCGTTTGATAAACTGGATTCGTTCTATGACCTCCGGCGGATACTCCCGATAAGAGGACTGTGCTATCGGCTGTTCGATCAGCCCCTTTCTTTCATAAAAACGCACCGTCTCAACACCAACTCCCGATGACTGTGCGACTCGTCCTATTGTCAACTTGCTCATATGCATCTCCTGGAAACATTATAAACTCCGTACTATGGTACGGAGTCAAGGGGTAATTTCTATGTAGAGAACAAACCAGGAGAAATGCTGGAAATTATCAAGCTTTTCGGCTGCGCATGGCGTCGTTAGTCGCCTGTTTGGTTTTTGTGAAGAAATAGCCACTCACCCAGGAAAATTAAGATTAAACCGGCAAGAGAAACATAGATTACCAGCATATCCGCCTGGGCTTTAACTACCAGAAACGCTCCTAAAATGACAACGTCCAATATCATTGCCGTGATTAAGACAAGACTACTGGCCTTCACCTCTTTGCGGAGGTGATAAAATACTCCCCAATGGATGGCGATATCCATGATGAGATAAAAGATGGCACCGAGCGAGGCGATACGACTTAAATCAAAAAAAACCGTTAATAACATCGCCATGACAACGGTATACACCAATGTGTGTTTTTGGATGCTACCTGGCATTCCAAAATGTGAGTGCGGTACTAACTTCATGTCTGTGAGCATAGCCAGCATACGAGAAACCGCAAAGACGCTGGCAATCACACCGGAAACGGTGGCGACAATCGCAAACAATACAGTAAACCATACACCATAATCTCCAAAAGCAGGCCGAGCAGCTTCTGCAAGAGAATAGTCTTTCGCTTTAATGATTTCATCGACCGTCAGACTTCCTCCCACAGCCAGCGTCACAAGCATATATAGAACCAGACAGAGGGCAATCGAGATGATGATGGCTCGTCCTACATTTTTATGAGGATTTTTAAGTTCGCCACCGCTATTTGTAATCGTAGTAAAGCCTTTGTAGGCCAGAATTGCGAGCGCCACAGCTCCGAGAAACTCTCCCGGTCCCGCACCGGTTTGATTAGACGAAGTATTTTCGAATGAAAAACCGGAAGCCCACAATCCCCCGATTGCAAAGAGAGCAATCCCGCCAATTTTGATAAATGCAGTGAAAAAGGATAGCTTTTCTATGAATTCGTTACTCAAGATATTCACGAAAAAAGTGAATGCAAGCAAACCGACTCCGAGAGCGACCACTAACCATTCATTTTCGCCGACGTTGAAGAGTTGCAGTGTGTACGTACCAAAGGTCTTCGCGACCAGGCTCTCATTGATGATCATGGAAAAGTACATCAGCAGCGCAAATGCACCTGTTAGCGCTGTTTTACCGTAAGCCTTCTCAAGAAACATGGCGATGCCACCCGCGGATGGATAGGCGTGTGCCATTTTTACATAAGAATAAGCACTGAAAGATGCCACGATTGCTGCTGCCAGAAATGCGAGCGGGAACCATTGTTTCGCTAGCTCAGCAACTTGTCCGGTCAGGGCAAAAATACCGGCACCGATCATCACGCCCGTGCCCATCGCAACAGCACCAGTCAAAGTCAGACTGTTCTCTTTATACTCGGATGAGTTCTCGTCGGAATGTTCCATGCTGTGACCCGTTAACGCCGCATCTACGGCTTTGGAGTATTGTGTGGTGAAGTTGATTGTGGTATTGAGTTCGACTTCTCCACTTTCATTGATTTCTGTACTGCTCTGTTTTGGAGCAGAGTACACATAACTTCACTTTCAAAAGCAATCCGCGTGCCACTATGCAGATCTATTGTGCCAGTCTCCAGAACTACGATTTTCCGGCCCTAAGCCAGATAGGAGATCAGTTCCGGCATGGATCTGGTCGGCCAGCAATCACTTTGAGCGATTTTCCACCGACTCTGACAGAACAGTGGATAGGCCCCAGTGAAGATTAGAACTGTCTCAAGGTCGAGTAATCGGAGATTCAAAACGGAGATTGCAATACAAGTCGTTCGTATCTGGATGAAAGAGCAAGTTGATGACGTTTCGGAATCAGCCCATTTGTTGGTTGCAAGGACTGAATGAAATTACGTATCAATGACGTATTGCTGTGCGAATGTTTTTACGCAGGTCATACAATTCTGCATTGCGACTGTCTGAGACTTATTGGTTTACAGATTGGTTAATTCGTGATTGAGTATAACGTCAACGCTATCGATTCCAGTCATTGTGCGTCGACAAAGTCTGCAACACGACTTGAATGAATGTGCGTATTTGTGTGAATCACAATGTAGATGCCTATCACACATTTTAATGAATTTGGCAAACAGGTAACTCGTATTTCAAAAAAGGATCACATCAGTGCTATATTGGATGTTAGGCATGATGTGGATTCAACGGCGTACTCGAATTCGGCGGGATGGGATCGTCGGTTGTCATCAACTTATCGTATAGATCCGGTGGCAGTACTCGCATCACAGTAAATAGCCCTTTGACACCTTTATACCAACCTTCGCGCATCCCCTGAGTTTCGCGACGATCGGTTAATTTTTTCATGTCTTCCATTGTCATCGGCATGCTATAGTCATTCGCCTTTTCCATCTGCATCTTGCCAGCGTGCTTACCTTCCATTTTCATATCCGACATCCCCTTCATGATTTGTGGATAGCCAGGAACCTCGAAACCCGGATCGTTCTTTTTCTGGCGAATGATGGGCCCGACTTGAGATACCATATGGTTCATCATGTGGTGAAACATGTGACAATGGAGTACCCAATCTCCGGGATTATTAGCCACGAACTCTACATCCCGCGATTGCGCTACCCCCACGATCACCGTATTTCCCGGAATCCACGCTGTTTCCGGAATGCGGCCCCCCTCGGTTCCTGTCACCCAAAAAGTGTGCCCGTGCAAATGCATTGGATGCTGATGCAGCGTACTGAAGTTTAGAAATCGAATGCGGACCCGTTCGCCTAACTTACAAACCAGTGGTGTCGTGTAAGGGCCACACCGCCCGTTGATTGTAAGAAAGTTCCAGTCCATGGAGATCGTATTGGGAATGTGCGCGTTGGGTAACATCGAAAACTGCTGAGTCATTAACACGAAGTCACGATCCACGGCAGGTTCAAAAGCCACTTTGGAATGAACAATGAAAGGCACCACCATTCCGATGGCTTCCTGCATCGCCACATGCGGATGTAAGAAAAAACTACCTTCCTGATGCACGTCATATTCATAGACAAAGGTCTTGCCCGGTTGAATCAAGTCTTGTGTAACGGCAGGTATTCCGTCCATGCTAATGGGGAGTTCCAAGCCATGTGAATGCAGAGTCGTCGGCTCTGGCAAATCATTGCGAAAAACAATACGTACTCGTTCTCCTTGATACATTTCTAATACAGGACCGGGAAACTGGCCGTTAAATCCATACGCGTCCATCCAGATCCCCGGGAGCACTTCTCTACGGGTGGGGGTCGCCTGCAAATGGAACTCGCGCGCACCATTTACAATTTTCCCGCTCAATGTTTTCAAATCAGGTGCAATCACATTGACTGGTGGCTCCCCCGCTTTTCGCAATCCGGGCACGAGTTTCCCTCGGTCAGTCGGACTACCAACTGGGCCACCAGTGCCTGGATGCATACGAGGATATGTGCCTCCCTGACCTTGATATTTATCGGAAGAAGCTCCGCTTTCCGATGACTGCCCCATAGCGGTCCCCGCAGCAAACAATCCGGCCGTGGCTGCCGCACCCTGCTTTAGAAAGTCCCTGCGGTCATTTTGAGTACCCATTGATAGGCCTTTCATTTTGTTTTATTTCGTTTTGCTAAATGATCGTTGTTCATCGTCTCTTACGATTACCGGGGTTTGGGAACGGCATTGATATGTCCGCCACCCACTGGCGCAGGAGGCTCGGCCAGTCCACCTGTCAATAGCATACCGCTAATGGCAATCTCACTTTCATGATACTTTAATTGACTCATGATATAGTCTGCCTGCAAATTGAGATAGATCTGCTGTGCCATCAACACATCAGGCCAGGGAGCGCGCCGCTCCTTATAACTATGATGTAACAGATCGTAGGCTTGCTTACCCTTAGGTAACATTTCATCTCTGTAAGTTTCTACATGCTGACACGCGGTCTGATAATTTCTAAATTCTGTTGAA is a window from the Gimesia benthica genome containing:
- a CDS encoding glycogen debranching protein, whose translation is MLHSTIQAICRHCGTSVVNVFDSSASIRGPEWETSEGTPSPLGVTWLESEQAYNFAIDTVNASKVTLLLYLGNELRVPCYSLQLDPFKNKSGPVWHCRVPISEAGDAVYYAYQIDGPAAKVTDTWHAFDPEKVLLDPYARSVFFPAKFKRDAARLPGPNGGSAPLGRLDVCRCPFDWGNEQRLRHGTDLVIYEMHVRGFTQHPSSGITDDARGTFAGVIEKIPYLKELGITAIELMPVFQFDPSDENYWGYMPLNFFSPHHEYSTNQSSCEQHSQFREMVRELHKAGIEVILDVVYNHTCEGDDQGPTYSYRGIDNATYYIASANLKSPYANFSGTGNTLNTSSPTVRRLIVDSLRYWAKEMHVDGFRFDLASVFSRTSDGSIDLSQPPLFDQIAGDPDLANVRLIAEPWDASGLYQLGASFPGRTWMQWNARFRDTAQQFIRGDCGLVPDLMTRLYGSSDLFPDDTVHAFRPFQSVNYVASHDGFTMYDLVSYNHKHNHVNSQNNHDGPNEFSWNSGWEGVEQVPQEVVNLRKRQTKNFCCLLMLANGSPMFRMGDEFMQTQSGNNNPYNQDNEISWLDWRRFEENQEVFCFFKRMIAFRKSHSLLGHSTFWRDDIQWFGAEQPEVNMSADSQVLAYCLRGTSTNDRDLYVMINGSTKPRLFSIHAETESVWNRVIDTSLPSPIDIVDPEAEIPFEKDSYRVNQRSIVVLAQSTVAISSNSVQIL
- the glgP gene encoding alpha-glucan family phosphorylase, giving the protein MQTVRRSCIFTTHTPVPAGHDRFPIDQVQRTLSRSDLFDNHEVFCCAGELNMTYLALNLSHYVNGVAKKHGEVSRKLLVPRDTDHHYTIDHITNGIHLETWAAPSFAKLFDRFLPGWRADNASLRGALSIPATEFWEAHQTAKQDLIDEINVRTEASFDAEIFTLGFARRATAYKRANLLLQNRVRLKSLAEQAGNLQIVFAGKAHPQDEQGKQLIQEIVRLKDTMLPEVKIVYMENYDWDLARFITSGVDVWLNTPQPPLEASGTSGMKAALNGVPSLSILDGWWLEDRIEDVTGWAIGDAKSSDMGEADCSDQDAELLYEKLQNIVLPRYYEQRDSWLRIMSHAIALNASYFNTQRMIQQYVLKAYYE
- a CDS encoding heavy-metal-associated domain-containing protein, producing MTIVKQVDQLQEVTVSTNMKCNSCLEKLRPVLDQNSEIVEWEADLSNELKTVTAKMHGTTPREKLVEAVKGAGFEAKITENQEDTKGITEERQSHLTNEKQGLKISTYKPLLLVIFYVCGAAVILTAAQEAGWVWENFMRFFMGFFFLGFAFFKLLDVSKFADAFATYDIVAKRSRLYALLYPFLEFSLGMAFIMGWLPALVNTVTLVVMGVGLIGVIKAVRKRQVIQCACLGTVFNLPMSAVTIIENSTMILMALFMLFRDL
- a CDS encoding MerR family DNA-binding protein — its product is MSKLTIGRVAQSSGVGVETVRFYERKGLIEQPIAQSSYREYPPEVIERIQFIKRAQELGFTLAEVGQLLGFADQPSTSKKEVKQLAGRKLIEIRHKIEDLQRLESTLASLHKKCSGHGTLSGCPIIESIISPDKKTVTHRMRRIKNDYS
- a CDS encoding APC family permease, coding for MEHSDENSSEYKENSLTLTGAVAMGTGVMIGAGIFALTGQVAELAKQWFPLAFLAAAIVASFSAYSYVKMAHAYPSAGGIAMFLEKAYGKTALTGAFALLMYFSMIINESLVAKTFGTYTLQLFNVGENEWLVVALGVGLLAFTFFVNILSNEFIEKLSFFTAFIKIGGIALFAIGGLWASGFSFENTSSNQTGAGPGEFLGAVALAILAYKGFTTITNSGGELKNPHKNVGRAIIISIALCLVLYMLVTLAVGGSLTVDEIIKAKDYSLAEAARPAFGDYGVWFTVLFAIVATVSGVIASVFAVSRMLAMLTDMKLVPHSHFGMPGSIQKHTLVYTVVMAMLLTVFFDLSRIASLGAIFYLIMDIAIHWGVFYHLRKEVKASSLVLITAMILDVVILGAFLVVKAQADMLVIYVSLAGLILIFLGEWLFLHKNQTGD
- a CDS encoding multicopper oxidase family protein; translated protein: MKGLSMGTQNDRRDFLKQGAAATAGLFAAGTAMGQSSESGASSDKYQGQGGTYPRMHPGTGGPVGSPTDRGKLVPGLRKAGEPPVNVIAPDLKTLSGKIVNGAREFHLQATPTRREVLPGIWMDAYGFNGQFPGPVLEMYQGERVRIVFRNDLPEPTTLHSHGLELPISMDGIPAVTQDLIQPGKTFVYEYDVHQEGSFFLHPHVAMQEAIGMVVPFIVHSKVAFEPAVDRDFVLMTQQFSMLPNAHIPNTISMDWNFLTINGRCGPYTTPLVCKLGERVRIRFLNFSTLHQHPMHLHGHTFWVTGTEGGRIPETAWIPGNTVIVGVAQSRDVEFVANNPGDWVLHCHMFHHMMNHMVSQVGPIIRQKKNDPGFEVPGYPQIMKGMSDMKMEGKHAGKMQMEKANDYSMPMTMEDMKKLTDRRETQGMREGWYKGVKGLFTVMRVLPPDLYDKLMTTDDPIPPNSSTPLNPHHA